TCATTCATAATAATATTTACACAATCTTCGTGGAAATCACCGTGGTTGCGGAAACTAAATAAATACAATTTCAGCGACTTACTCTCAACAATTTTTTTATCAGGAATATATGAAATATACATCGTTGCAAAATCCGGTTGCTGCGTAATCGGACAAAGACTTGTAAACTCCGGGCAGTTAAACTTCACAAAATAATCACGGTCTACATGTAAATTGTCTACAGACTCTAATACTTCTGGTGCATAAGCAAATGTGTACTTTACATTTTGATTTCCTAATAATGTTAAATCCTCTAATCCTTCTGTTTGGTGACGACCAGACATAAAAAAAACCTCCTTAAGTTAATACCGGAGTATTCCAAGGAGGGCGAACTATAACATCTCTAATCAAACTATTGGAGGCATAAAAAAAACCACATCCAATATGGACATGGCGTAATATACATGTATCCATAGTTTTTTATAGAGGGTATCAGCTATGAACCTCTCCTGAACAACTCAGGTATTTCAATAATTTACATTGTAGTATATATTGTTCTTACTGTAAATCAATATTTTCAAAATTATGGTTTTCTCTATATCCCAGTAAGCCTATCAGTAGGATTCATCTTAAAGAGAGATATAAGTTTGCTCTTAATCCATTACAAGACCGCCATCAACGACTAAATTCTGCCCAGTGATGGCACTTCCCCAAGGAGATGCAAAGAATAATGCCACTTCCGCTAAATTTTTTGGTGTTGCCACTCTTTGTAAAGGGGTTATGTTTTCAATCAATTGAAATACTTCTGCTGTTGTCACTTTACTTGCATCCGTTTGTTTTAATAGTCCACCAGACATCATATTGACTGTAACGCCATACTCCCCTAACTCTTTCGCCATGTTACGTGTAAATCCGAGCAATGCTGCTTTAGCTGTTGTATATTCATGATAAGCTACTACCGGATTCTGAAATAAGTTTGTCCCAATATTAATAATACGACCAAATTCCAGTTCTTTCATATCCTCAATGCATGCTTGAATACTATTTAAAGCACCCTTAATCGTTCCTTCAAATTGCTTATTGTAATCGGTCCATTGAAGCCCAAACACATTTTTTTGTGTGAGTGGATTAAATTCAAAATCAATCAATGCATTATTAACAATGGTTGTAATCGGGGTATGAAAATACTCTTTTGCCTTTTTAACCATTTGCTTCACTTCTTGTTGATTGCGGATATCTGCTTGTAAAGCGATAACTTGAGAACCCAAACTTTGTGCTAAATGTTGCGCTTTTTCCTCACTCTTATAATAATTCAGTACGACATTAGCTCCCTCTTTGACAAATGCTTTTACGAGTTCTTCTCCAACACCTCTACTTGCGCCTGTAACTAAAACGGTTTGTTCATGTAATTTCATCATCATTTCCCCCTAATTATTTTTTGTCAGTTGTTTGAATAACCAGACCATTTTCAAACTTCCCATAAAACTCTATCCGTTTTCCTCCTCGCTGGATTTAGATGGACGTAAGTGCAAAAAACGTCTCTATTAATATAGAGACGCCAAAAAAGTGTATACTACACCTATAATTGCTCCCTACGTCAGTATTAACTGTCAGGTTCTAAGGGTCAGGTTTTAACCTTCTCAACACGAATGTGTCCCCCTGCAATTAAAGTATTTGCATAAGAAAAGCTCCACGTAAATTACGCGGAGCCATAGTAAGTACAGAAAAATAGATATGTACTTTGCTCCCTACGTCCGTATTAACGGTCAGGTTCTAAGGGTCAGGTTTTACCTTCTCAACACATTGTGTCCCCCTGCAAATGCATTTAATTAGATTGATTCTATCAAAATGGGTTCAATAAAACAAGTACTCATAAGTTAAACTGGAAATAGCCTACTGTATAGATATTTAATATTACACATTTACCCCAATCTTTATCACGCCTAATAAACGAAATTCTCATTAATTTAATCAGCATCTGTTTGCGTTGCTTTTTCCTATTTAAAAAAGCAATAGAGAAATGATAACGGACGAGTTCAAAACTAAACATGTGAATATTGTATTGCACTTCTAGTGGTCTAACTATATCTCTCATAAATTTATATTATCTTAATTTTCTTTAACTGTGATTCTCTTGTTATCTCTCTTTTCCCGTGGGTAATTTCGTTATAAGTATAATAAGTATGGGACTGCATATTACCTTCTTTTGGAATTGGTAAATGGTTCAAATTCTTTTCGATTTTTAGAATATAAAACTTATAATCTTCCTTTTCACCAAATCCAAAAGTATATTTCCGTTCATTTATATAACCTCGAAGTCGCTCTTTAATATCAGTGTTTAAAAAGCTGATCTGCTCATATATATTTTGTTCTTCAGGCTTTAAAACTAGCTCATTTTCAATACTGTATAATGTATCCATAACACCACCGACTTTTCTGAACGTCATATATTGTGCTTCCTTATATTTCCTCGGATGAGGATGGGCGTGTATTAGATACTTTTTAATCAAATCCATTGTTTGTGCAGCTGGTAAGGATATAACTTCTTTCATTGATTTACCCCCTTCATTAATGCAAAAAATTGATGAGCATATGCTAATAGGTCTTTCTTTATACCTTTAAAATCTTGCTGTAAATTTAGAGATACGACATAAATTGGATTACCTTTAATGTGATAAATATGATTTGGTTGATTTAATGCGGTAGTTTTCGCATAAAGTAACATACCTGCTACCGTTTCACCTGGATCATTTTTCCAATTATTTATATACGTAAATATTTGATAAAGATTACCAGATTTTTGTTTTGCAACCCCACCTTTAAACCTTGCTACCATATTCTCAGAATAAAATTTAGTATCCACTATCAAAGTCATTTTATCTTTCTTAAGTACAAGATCAGTTTGCATAATCGGTAAAGCATCTGTGAATTCATCATCAACATTCCAATGAATTTGGGGGTGAGATACATTATATTTCGTTTCACGTTTGAAAAATTCATAGATGAACTTTTCATATAAAGTTGATAGTCTTTGTTCATCTTGAACCTCTTTCATTAGTTGAGATGTAGAACTTTCATCAAATAATAATTGCTCATATAGATATCTACATACATCTACAATAAACTGGTAGCGAATATCTTGGCGGTTATATCTCACGTTTTTCCATAGCTTCAAATCTAACTCTACATCTGATACCTCTGTAAAATACGCCAGCAAACCGTAAAACAATCTACGCATTTTTCGACTTATTTTATTTGAACGAGATAGGTAAACGAGTGTCGCTTTAATAATTTGATTCAACAATATATTTTCTGAGAATTCATCATAAACCACTGAGATTTTCTTATTAACCAATGTATTTTTCTTTATCGTGGAATTGATATCAATTTTCCCCTTAATAACATTGGAAGTCTCTTCAATGCTTATATAATCTTTACTTAATCCTCCGCGAATCAAAACAGGTATACCAATCATTAAAATTTCTGCGTATAGCTCTTTGACGTCCTCAAACTTTTCTGTCCCGATTTGTTTATACTCAGAAAGACTTAACGTTTGATATGCATAGGAAAGCATATAGTATATATTACGAATAGGAATATTATTATTTCTCTCCATCGTAACAACCTCTTAGTCGCTCAGCCCAATGATTTACCTTCTGCTCATCATCAAACCAATACTCGAATAACTGTGGAATAATTTCATATTCAATAACTTCCTCTACTCGATTTGTAGCATCTACTTTATAAGCATCCCCTACAAAATAGCTATGTCCAATTTGAAAGCCTGTCCCTAGTTCTTCAACAATTTGATTATTTAAAGTTTTGATTTCATCAATGATACGTTTTAAAACGTCTGGATTATTTAATTCATTTACATACAACTTAAATGTCTCATTTTGGAACGCCGGTTTAATTTCAAAAAACGAGAATCTTCTTCTAAGTGCATAATCTAATAAAGCTAAACTTCTATCTGCCGTATTCATCATTCCAATGATATATAAATTCGAAGGTACAGAAAACTTCTCGTTAGAATAAAGAAGATTGATTTGCTCACCTCGCTTATCAGCTTCGATTAGCATCATCAATTCCCCGAATATTTTACTCATATTCCCGCGATTAATTTCATCAATAACAAAAAAGTAATCTCGTTCTGGATCTCGTGCTGCTTTTCTAGCAAACTTCACAAACGGACCTTGTTTCAGTTCAAATCCATCCCCTTCAGCTTTTGGACGGAACCCTTCAATGAAGTCTTCATAACTATAGCTTTGGTGGAACTGAACCATATGGATACGAGTTTCATCCTTCTCTTCCATCATGACATACGCTAACCGTTTAGCAATAAATGTTTTACCTACTCCTGGTGCCCCTTTTAAAATAAGATTCTTCTTATTTTCAAGTAGAGAAATTAGACGTACAAGCTCCTTCTTATCAATAAATACAGCCGAAAGAAAATCATCCATTGTAAAATTTTCATTTTCTTGTACAGTAGGTTTAGATTCAATAAAACGAATGTAGTAATCAATTGAACTGCCTGAAACGCCTTTATATTTTTTGTAGGAATCATCTGATAAAACGATATCTTTTAACAGTTTCAGTTGCTCAATATCTGATTCACCAAAAATGGCAGCTTCAAAATGGCGTTCTATTTCCTTTAATGCATTTACTTTTTGCTTAACTGTTTTATCGTTTAAGCTAGCTCCTGTATCTGTAATTTGATTGGATAACCAAGTTTGAAACTCATTTACTTCAGCAATTTTTGGATCAATAAAATCTTCATTCATTACTTTGTCTATTTCTTGAATAAAATTTGGATAATTATTTAAACATGTTAATGTTTTTTGAGCAAAAGTCTGATGTAGCTCCCACTTTCCGACTTGAAGCCACTTTACTGTTCTTCTATGTTTATACTCTGATGCTTCATAATCGAAGTAGTAATCTCCCGTAACAAC
This genomic window from Solibacillus sp. FSL R5-0449 contains:
- a CDS encoding AAA family ATPase, which gives rise to MNDVVNNQKEKYKDWVTENLGEKTGVWYAPYLEKLGQLLEKFGLAIGYKGNFFEYQSYSEFKDIYQQMTEQNDEDIEKFVMGRGTPHYPEKFGTTRIQFRQNYAEDEYNRGVRSKPDNLGGIPDWGVLIRSYLIFLYYAENPTLIYPKKEKKIANQEDEIDKGVNYWLISPGENSRLWEQFHNDNVIAIGWDYLGDIKNYSLKEAVERRISEQRADGVRPVHDTKAVWDFYSDIKIGDIIYVKEGIKKILARGVVTGDYYFDYEASEYKHRRTVKWLQVGKWELHQTFAQKTLTCLNNYPNFIQEIDKVMNEDFIDPKIAEVNEFQTWLSNQITDTGASLNDKTVKQKVNALKEIERHFEAAIFGESDIEQLKLLKDIVLSDDSYKKYKGVSGSSIDYYIRFIESKPTVQENENFTMDDFLSAVFIDKKELVRLISLLENKKNLILKGAPGVGKTFIAKRLAYVMMEEKDETRIHMVQFHQSYSYEDFIEGFRPKAEGDGFELKQGPFVKFARKAARDPERDYFFVIDEINRGNMSKIFGELMMLIEADKRGEQINLLYSNEKFSVPSNLYIIGMMNTADRSLALLDYALRRRFSFFEIKPAFQNETFKLYVNELNNPDVLKRIIDEIKTLNNQIVEELGTGFQIGHSYFVGDAYKVDATNRVEEVIEYEIIPQLFEYWFDDEQKVNHWAERLRGCYDGEK
- a CDS encoding restriction endonuclease; this encodes MERNNNIPIRNIYYMLSYAYQTLSLSEYKQIGTEKFEDVKELYAEILMIGIPVLIRGGLSKDYISIEETSNVIKGKIDINSTIKKNTLVNKKISVVYDEFSENILLNQIIKATLVYLSRSNKISRKMRRLFYGLLAYFTEVSDVELDLKLWKNVRYNRQDIRYQFIVDVCRYLYEQLLFDESSTSQLMKEVQDEQRLSTLYEKFIYEFFKRETKYNVSHPQIHWNVDDEFTDALPIMQTDLVLKKDKMTLIVDTKFYSENMVARFKGGVAKQKSGNLYQIFTYINNWKNDPGETVAGMLLYAKTTALNQPNHIYHIKGNPIYVVSLNLQQDFKGIKKDLLAYAHQFFALMKGVNQ
- the queF gene encoding preQ(1) synthase; its protein translation is MSGRHQTEGLEDLTLLGNQNVKYTFAYAPEVLESVDNLHVDRDYFVKFNCPEFTSLCPITQQPDFATMYISYIPDKKIVESKSLKLYLFSFRNHGDFHEDCVNIIMNDLIKLLDPRYIEVWGKFTPRGGISIDPWCNYGRPGTKYEEIANYRLMNHDLYPEKIDNR
- a CDS encoding 3-oxoacyl-ACP reductase, with the translated sequence MKLHEQTVLVTGASRGVGEELVKAFVKEGANVVLNYYKSEEKAQHLAQSLGSQVIALQADIRNQQEVKQMVKKAKEYFHTPITTIVNNALIDFEFNPLTQKNVFGLQWTDYNKQFEGTIKGALNSIQACIEDMKELEFGRIINIGTNLFQNPVVAYHEYTTAKAALLGFTRNMAKELGEYGVTVNMMSGGLLKQTDASKVTTAEVFQLIENITPLQRVATPKNLAEVALFFASPWGSAITGQNLVVDGGLVMD